A stretch of Fusibacter sp. A1 DNA encodes these proteins:
- a CDS encoding GNAT family N-acetyltransferase yields the protein MNIVIRKFSRDHKEVVLGLLEHKFKASCERYSCLPKKFTNRDVLVGYVEWMLNHHTGFVAIKDERVIGFLFGMFLDEMFYSKKGVYTPEWGFYMEEHMDRVNLMLLKALYDEMLVRDYLHHSISVMNNQSALEQFLFENAYGSRCMDANWKIGDEKEVDLGSFELVRAAEKHVEDLTVLLRDHHRYMLEAPTILGFTFDDEEQEVRKWLSSEKDVVWVLMDGDEMAGMMKTVIASSGGCDVCSDDQTLGVETTHLFDRYRGQNLGEKMLFSIYNHAKAQGFVRLAVDYETQNPSAQYFWKKYFTPTVRSLVRHIG from the coding sequence TTGAACATTGTTATTAGGAAATTTTCAAGGGACCATAAGGAGGTTGTGTTAGGCCTGCTGGAGCATAAATTCAAGGCGAGCTGCGAGCGGTATTCCTGCCTGCCAAAAAAGTTTACGAATCGAGATGTACTGGTGGGATATGTCGAGTGGATGCTCAATCATCATACTGGATTTGTAGCGATAAAAGACGAGCGGGTGATTGGATTCCTTTTTGGAATGTTCCTTGATGAAATGTTCTATTCTAAAAAGGGAGTCTACACGCCGGAATGGGGATTTTACATGGAGGAGCATATGGACAGGGTCAATCTGATGCTGTTGAAGGCGCTTTATGATGAGATGCTTGTGAGGGATTATCTGCATCACTCAATTTCTGTGATGAACAATCAAAGCGCGCTAGAGCAGTTCCTGTTTGAAAACGCCTATGGCAGCAGATGTATGGATGCCAATTGGAAGATTGGAGATGAAAAGGAGGTCGATCTTGGAAGTTTTGAGCTTGTCAGGGCGGCTGAAAAACATGTTGAGGATCTTACCGTATTACTAAGGGACCATCACCGGTATATGCTGGAAGCTCCAACCATCCTCGGATTTACGTTTGACGACGAAGAGCAAGAGGTACGCAAATGGCTAAGCAGTGAAAAGGACGTCGTATGGGTGTTGATGGACGGTGATGAGATGGCAGGCATGATGAAGACTGTGATCGCAAGTTCAGGCGGATGCGATGTCTGCTCGGATGACCAGACACTGGGCGTGGAGACGACCCATCTGTTTGATCGCTATAGGGGACAGAATTTAGGTGAGAAAATGCTGTTTAGCATCTACAATCACGCAAAGGCGCAAGGCTTCGTTCGATTGGCGGTCGATTATGAAACGCAGAACCCCAGCGCGCAGTATTTTTGGAAAAAGTATTTTACACCGACTGTACGTAGTTTGGTGCGACATATCGGGTGA
- a CDS encoding DUF6886 family protein codes for MRLFHVSEEPGIKIFEPRLPARKDLDQTTGLVWAITDKCLPNFLTPRNCARVAYYMGRETSEEDCEKFFSEKDSSHVVAIEYKDLPILLDTTLYIYEFDPVSFELQDEIAGYYVSKETVAPIGVHIVNDIIQEHRCRNVELRVMNSLWSFAERVRNSSLNWSLCRMNFATKDS; via the coding sequence ATGCGACTGTTTCATGTGAGTGAAGAACCGGGTATAAAGATTTTTGAACCAAGGCTTCCGGCAAGAAAGGATTTGGACCAGACAACAGGTCTGGTGTGGGCAATCACAGACAAGTGCCTGCCTAATTTTTTAACCCCGAGGAATTGTGCGAGAGTCGCCTATTACATGGGTAGGGAGACGAGTGAAGAAGATTGTGAAAAGTTCTTTTCCGAGAAGGATTCGAGCCATGTGGTAGCGATAGAATACAAAGATTTACCTATACTTTTGGACACAACACTTTATATCTATGAGTTCGATCCGGTAAGTTTTGAACTTCAAGATGAGATAGCGGGCTACTACGTCTCTAAAGAGACGGTTGCACCGATAGGCGTACATATTGTGAACGATATCATCCAAGAACATAGGTGTCGAAATGTAGAACTAAGGGTAATGAATAGTCTATGGTCTTTTGCAGAAAGGGTGAGAAATTCAAGCTTGAACTGGTCACTATGCAGAATGAATTTTGCAACAAAAGACAGCTGA
- a CDS encoding GNAT family N-acetyltransferase, which yields MIRFKRCDWEEIEEDVIQYYEDHAIVVDSYWEDHVIASNHYKLVAQDKTVGFFAVHKTSMLTLFHVDGIAAQEAQELFKRARKYEQVVNAMVPTGDEMLLSLCIDDYQKIEKNAYFSVYTDKDMKEGSRKQLELIPVTTEDQFSVLDLAVDFWGENDAQRALDTQNHFNIYLVQDNDELIGFGVIEYGRIVRSAASIGMYVLEEKREQGYAKNILKSLQELVESKGYEARSGCWYYNHNSKKSMEAAGAYAKSRLLRFYF from the coding sequence TTGATTAGATTTAAAAGATGTGACTGGGAAGAAATAGAGGAGGACGTGATCCAGTACTATGAAGATCATGCTATCGTGGTCGATTCTTATTGGGAGGATCATGTGATTGCGAGCAATCACTACAAGTTAGTGGCCCAGGATAAAACCGTCGGCTTTTTCGCGGTGCACAAGACATCCATGCTGACGCTTTTTCATGTCGATGGAATTGCTGCCCAGGAGGCGCAGGAACTCTTCAAAAGGGCTAGAAAATATGAGCAGGTGGTAAACGCCATGGTACCCACAGGCGATGAGATGCTCTTAAGCCTATGTATCGACGACTATCAAAAAATCGAGAAAAACGCTTATTTCTCAGTGTATACAGACAAGGATATGAAGGAAGGAAGCAGAAAACAGTTGGAGCTTATCCCGGTAACGACAGAAGACCAGTTCAGCGTTCTAGACCTGGCTGTCGACTTTTGGGGTGAGAACGATGCCCAAAGAGCACTGGATACCCAAAACCATTTCAATATCTATCTGGTGCAGGATAATGACGAGCTAATCGGATTCGGCGTGATTGAATATGGTCGTATCGTGAGGAGTGCCGCCAGCATAGGTATGTATGTCTTAGAAGAGAAAAGAGAACAGGGCTATGCCAAAAATATTCTAAAGAGCCTCCAGGAGCTGGTGGAATCAAAAGGGTATGAAGCCCGGTCCGGTTGCTGGTACTATAATCACAATTCGAAAAAAAGTATGGAAGCCGCAGGTGCTTATGCAAAATCAAGATTGTTGAGATTCTATTTTTAG
- a CDS encoding chorismate mutase, which yields MRDIKKIRDEFDRVDKTLVALLEKRFTLSREIGLVKREAGMLTEDQSRELEVIRNVIANLEDDSLDVHVLSVFETIINESKNVQKEEDN from the coding sequence GTGAGAGACATAAAAAAAATACGTGACGAGTTTGATCGTGTCGATAAGACACTTGTGGCATTACTTGAAAAGAGATTTACCTTATCCCGAGAAATCGGTCTTGTCAAACGTGAAGCGGGAATGCTCACGGAGGATCAATCCAGGGAGCTTGAAGTGATCAGAAATGTGATTGCAAATCTAGAGGATGACAGCCTGGATGTCCATGTCCTATCCGTTTTTGAAACGATCATCAATGAGAGCAAGAACGTTCAGAAAGAAGAGGATAACTGA
- a CDS encoding DMT family transporter, which translates to MVLGIVIALLAGLFISTQGSINGLVGNRIGVTPTVIVPVAYQILLYSTALLMNRKWWTELTAVTQYPMGWGYLLISALLGIGIMITITMSMMRIGPLLGLAIIVLSQLGMSMIIEHFGWFQQTQRAISLNRVLGLLMFVIGIWFFVRK; encoded by the coding sequence ATGGTTTTAGGCATAGTCATCGCACTGCTTGCAGGTTTGTTTATTTCCACCCAAGGGTCCATCAACGGACTTGTAGGAAATAGGATCGGTGTGACACCGACGGTAATCGTCCCTGTAGCCTATCAGATCTTACTGTACAGCACGGCGCTTTTGATGAATAGAAAATGGTGGACGGAATTGACTGCCGTGACTCAGTATCCTATGGGATGGGGGTATCTGTTGATTTCAGCTCTTTTAGGAATTGGAATCATGATTACCATCACCATGTCGATGATGCGAATCGGACCGCTTCTGGGACTTGCCATCATTGTACTCAGCCAGCTTGGAATGTCGATGATCATTGAACATTTTGGATGGTTTCAACAGACCCAACGGGCGATTTCGTTGAACCGCGTACTCGGTCTGCTTATGTTTGTGATTGGCATTTGGTTTTTTGTAAGAAAATAG
- a CDS encoding nucleoside monophosphate kinase, which translates to MIIITLGLPGAGKGAISRKLKSFFKFQILSSGELLRDEVFNHTELGEKIKEDVSKGCFIDDKIVMDLVEKHLDFDKDLVLHGFPRNRYQAEAFAEILEMNGKRIDMVLSFEIEEQEMKKRLAGRRACLNCGLVYQMDYFPPKDGKHCDECGAELLWRDDDHPENLDIKIEEYKKYTLPLIDYYTQSGLIVPIDGNKSTMEVYSEVLASNSKFTNRSF; encoded by the coding sequence ATGATTATAATTACTCTAGGCTTACCAGGAGCTGGAAAAGGTGCTATCTCTAGAAAACTTAAATCCTTTTTCAAATTTCAAATCCTATCTTCCGGCGAACTGCTAAGAGACGAAGTCTTTAACCACACTGAACTTGGCGAAAAAATCAAAGAGGATGTTTCAAAGGGCTGTTTTATCGATGATAAAATCGTCATGGACTTAGTCGAGAAGCATCTGGATTTCGATAAGGACCTTGTGCTTCATGGATTTCCACGTAATAGATATCAGGCTGAAGCCTTTGCAGAAATTCTAGAAATGAACGGCAAACGAATTGACATGGTTCTGAGCTTTGAGATTGAAGAGCAAGAAATGAAAAAACGTCTCGCCGGTCGTAGAGCATGCTTGAACTGTGGTCTTGTCTACCAAATGGACTACTTCCCGCCAAAAGATGGCAAACACTGTGATGAGTGCGGCGCAGAACTTTTATGGAGAGATGACGACCATCCTGAGAACTTGGATATCAAGATCGAAGAGTACAAAAAATATACCTTGCCGCTAATCGACTACTACACGCAATCCGGGCTGATCGTACCGATCGACGGTAACAAATCCACAATGGAAGTTTATTCAGAGGTACTTGCAAGCAACAGCAAGTTTACCAACAGATCCTTCTAA